From the Macaca nemestrina isolate mMacNem1 chromosome 18, mMacNem.hap1, whole genome shotgun sequence genome, the window ACCGCGCACCCCTCCCAGCCCCGATGCCGGCCTCACCTGCTGGGGACTCGGTGTGGAGGTTCTCGTCGTCCGAGTCAGCAAAGACCTCGGCCAGCTCCTGGTCGGACATGTCGGTCAGCTCCGTGAGGTCCAGGAGGTCGAAGTGGACCTCCAGAGAGGAGACACTGCTCAGAGGCTCTGAGGGCAGAGAGGGTACGGTCAGCCCTCAGGCCCTCCCCCAAGGCTGCTTAGAGCCCTGGGGGTCTAGGAGAGTGTGCGCTGTGTCCTCCCACAAGGCCGTGGGTGAACCACAGCTTCCCGCAAAGCCCAGCACCATCAGGATCTGATGGGTGTTGCGTATACTCATGACTAGAAGGCTTTCACTTGACAGATGGtgcagctgaggcccagagaaccAAAGCTGCAAGAGTCTAGCGTACAGCGCTGGACCCAGAGCCCCCAGGAGTGTTTGGACAGGAGGTGGACCCTGCTGCCTTGTCTCCTGGGGGAGCTCACGGGGTCCTCATAGAGTGCACTGGGCAGGGAGCAGTACTTACGCCTCCTCTCCGTGACCTGCAGGAGCCCCGGTGCTGGTATTGGGATgccccccacctcctcctccacaggCGTGTGGCCATTGTCCCCTGTCCCGTGGGCTGGGACGCCCAGTGCAGCCTGcagcacctcagcctccttaacgATCTCTGCATCCAAAGACACAGGGTGTTACCTTGAGACCCACAGGGCTCCCACATCCCTCCAGAACGCGGGGCTGGGTGTGAGGACTTGGCACCTCCAGTCCTTTGAAACTCTGGGCAGTGACCAGCAGGTGATGGGATGGCTGGGCTTGTGACCTCATGCCTGGACCCCAGACAAGGGGTTGGGGGGCTTCAAGGAGGCTGCCCCTTCCCCTTGGGCCCGGCCTCCCCTAGTGAACAAGGACTCTGAGATCCAGATCACCCTTGGTACTCAAGCACCCGTGAAAGCAGCACCATGCAGGCCTGGAAGTTCCACCAGGGCCCGCGTGGCTCATCCCAGTGCTGTCCTGGCCTCTGAGTTCTGGCTCAGCCCAGGGTCCCCTGAAGGATCATCCGTGAGTTTCCATGCCCAGCCTCTTGGTCCCCTTCAAACCAGAACAGCCCCTCTCCACTGTCCTTTTAAAAACCAATGTTGTATTTGAGTTCAGAATAACACATTCTCATTAAATGAAAGTTAGAAACCAGGAGGAATAGGGAGGCCTGCCATTCTGTGATCACTTAGCCACCAACCACGCCTCACAGTCGAGCAAATATTCTTccaggttttttccttttttttttttttttgagatggagtctctctgtcacccaggctggagtgcagtggctcagtctcagctcactgcaacctctgccccctgggtttgagcgattctcctgcctcatccccctgagtagatgggattacaggcatgcaccaccatgcccggctaatttttgtatttttagtagagacggggtttcaccatattggccaggctggacttctgacctcaggtgacccatctgccttggcctcccaaagtgctaggattacaaggtgtgagccacggagcctggcctcattttttcaCAAACGTAActgttcctttttgtttgtttgtttgtttgttttaagacagagtcttgctctgtcaccaggctggagtgcagtggcatgatctcggctcaccgcaatctccacctcacaggttcaagcaattctcctgcctcagcctcctgaatagctgagactacaggtgcgcaccaccatacccagctatttttttttttttttttttttttttttactcgtgatccacccgccttggcctcccaaagtgctgggattataggcgtgagccaccgcgcctggcccaactgtttcttttttatacttaACAATTGTTTTGTCAGACGAGAGCAGGAGGCCCCTTGGCTGCTGACCCAAAGCTAGAGACATTGGCAACTCTTACGTCCATCCCTCCACAGATCCCCTCAGCCCTCCCCAGCTGCTCACCCTCTCATCCAGGGCCACATCATTCTAGCAGCCACCTCACTTGCCACAGGCAGCCAGAGAGTCCTGTTAGCCAGAGTCAGGCCTGTCCCTGGGGGCATGCTCCCCTTTGGCCTTAGGCCCTGCAGGTCCATCTCTTAGGGAAGAGACAAAGCACTTGCTTTTTGCCCCCACCCATTGCCCCTGCAGGAACCTGTTTCCAGATGGCCCTCCTTCCCTCAGCTGCTTCCTGGACCCTGCGTGGCAGGGGCCTTCTGGGGACACCAGCACTTCCCCCCTGAGTGGGTGCTCAGCACACGCTTGTCAGATGGACAGGTGCCCTCCTGCTTCTGCCAGGAGCACCCTGAGGACCCTGTGAGGTATTTTTGGCAGCCCCCCGTGGTGAGCACTGATCATAGCTGGATGTGCTTGAAGCCGAGGGGAGCAGCTGGGATTCGGTGCCAACAGCTGCCTGGGAGGGGTGGGCCTGTCCTCCCCCATGGCACTAGCTGGCAGCCTAGATACTGCCAGGTGAGCCTGGTGGGTCTGCAGCGTCCGTCCTAGCGCACCCCCACCTCTCCCCAGCGGAGCCAATGGAGCTGCAGGTCCGCAGGTGCCCGGCCTCCTGAGTGAGGAGCACCAGTGCAGGGCTGGGAGGTCCCCATTGGCTTAAGAACTTGGCAGTGTGGCTGAAGGCAGGTGACCTGGCAGCGAGCCGAGTGTTAGGCTCTGCCTGGGCAGCAGCCCTGTGGCCTGACGGTGGCCCACCTGCCTCCTGTCTGAGGAGCCGAGTGCTGTGTCATCGCATGGCCCATTTCAGGCCTGGGGGTTGGGCAGGCTGGATGGGGCTCGCAGAATCTGGTTTCTACCTCTCCACTGGCATCTGGAATgaggtttctgagcatcctaaAGGGTCAAGTTACTGGTGTCTTGGCCCACCCCCAAGTCCAGCAGGGATACCTGCCTGCCCAGAGGGCACAGGGGACAGGGGATGAGATGTGGACTCTGTTGTAAGGCTGTGAGCAGGGGGACCTCCCGGACATCAGCAGGAAGAAGGCTGCTTGACCACTGTCCGTAGCGCTGAGGGGGCGCCCAGGGGAGGGAGACCCAGCCTGCCCTTGGGCCCTTCCTCAAGGAGAAACAGTGTAGCCCGCAGCCCCAGGTCCCTGCCCACAGTGTGCTCATGTCCCGCTGGACGGTGCTGTGGTCACCGTTCCAAAACACTTCCACACAACTCAGAGTGGTGGCCATGGCTGCAGAGGGCGTAGCTCTGTCCCAGCCTTGAGTCTCAGGAGGGTGCTGCAGCTGGCCCTGAGGGTGCAGCAGGGGCCTCAGACCTGCCAGGTCCAGGACAGAGCAGGGGCTGTCCCTCTGGCACAGCTGATCCAGAGCCCTGAGAGCAGGTACGAGTGGGGAACCGAGGTGCAGGGTAAGTCACTGGCCAGG encodes:
- the LOC105488883 gene encoding dysbindin domain-containing protein 1 isoform X1, producing MEPPEGAGPGEIVKEAEVLQAALGVPAHGTGDNGHTPVEEEVGGIPIPAPGLLQVTERRQPLSSVSSLEVHFDLLDLTELTDMSDQELAEVFADSDDENLHTESPAGLHPLLRAGCLRSPSWTRTRAEQNREKQPLGDPERQATVLDTFLTVERPQED